In Salmonella enterica subsp. enterica serovar Typhimurium str. LT2, a single window of DNA contains:
- a CDS encoding putative phosphotransferase system IIC component (similar to E. coli PTS system, glucose-specific IIBC component (AAC74185.1); Blastp hit to AAC74185.1 (477 aa), 44% identity in aa 44 - 477, 42% identity in aa 4 - 93): protein MKRFNLLQMLQSIGRSLMIPIAMLPAAGILLAFGVSFQDPNIVASLPFLGTDGLVHVLKLMAEAGSAIFANLPLLFAVGVAVGLSDDQGIAGLSAIAGFLIMNVTIGQFLGITPESVAQVRDYTMVLGIPSLQTGVFGGIIIGIIAAWLYKRYYRIQLPSWLEFFSGKRFVPIVTSFAALFVGLVMAVVWPPVQHLINGLSNTMTVQGPGVSAFLFGFVERLLIPFGLNHVWWPTFWLQFGEYVNKAGQVVHGDQLIFFAQLKDQVPITAGTFMAGLTPIKMFCIPAIALAIYRCASPENIARVKGIMLSGAITSIVCGITEPIEFSFLFVAPVLYGIHAVLAGLVFLLMEWFSVHIGLSFSGGLIDYLFFGVLPRAPHWYMVFPVGLVMGAVYYVLFTFAIRRWNLLTPGREVEETAVAQESEQNDLVSGIILAYGGLGNMTSIEACMSRLRIDVTDKTLVDKALLKQLGAAGVVEVGNNIQSVFGMKSDRLKEAIRAIKAHPVSGHCEPIH from the coding sequence ATGAAAAGATTCAACCTTCTGCAAATGTTACAAAGCATCGGGCGATCGTTAATGATCCCCATTGCCATGCTGCCTGCCGCCGGTATTTTGCTGGCTTTTGGTGTTAGCTTTCAGGATCCCAATATTGTCGCCAGCCTGCCGTTTCTCGGCACTGACGGGCTGGTTCACGTGCTGAAGCTGATGGCGGAAGCGGGCAGTGCGATTTTCGCCAACCTGCCGCTGCTGTTTGCGGTCGGCGTGGCGGTGGGACTTAGTGACGATCAGGGCATTGCCGGGCTGTCGGCGATCGCCGGGTTTTTGATTATGAACGTCACCATCGGCCAGTTTCTGGGGATCACGCCCGAATCGGTGGCGCAGGTGCGTGACTACACGATGGTGCTGGGCATCCCTTCGCTGCAGACCGGCGTGTTTGGCGGCATCATTATCGGGATTATCGCCGCCTGGCTGTATAAACGCTATTACCGCATCCAGCTTCCTTCATGGCTGGAGTTCTTCTCCGGCAAGCGATTTGTGCCGATAGTGACCTCCTTCGCCGCGCTGTTTGTCGGGCTGGTGATGGCGGTGGTCTGGCCGCCGGTTCAGCATCTGATTAATGGCCTGTCGAATACCATGACGGTGCAGGGGCCGGGCGTGTCCGCCTTCCTGTTCGGTTTTGTCGAGCGGCTGCTGATCCCGTTTGGTCTTAACCATGTCTGGTGGCCGACGTTCTGGCTGCAGTTTGGCGAGTACGTGAACAAAGCCGGGCAGGTGGTGCATGGCGACCAGCTTATCTTCTTTGCCCAGTTGAAAGATCAGGTGCCGATTACCGCCGGAACCTTTATGGCCGGGCTGACGCCGATCAAGATGTTCTGTATTCCGGCGATTGCGCTGGCGATCTACCGCTGCGCCAGCCCGGAAAACATAGCGCGTGTGAAGGGCATTATGCTCTCTGGCGCGATCACTTCCATCGTCTGCGGTATCACCGAGCCGATTGAGTTCTCCTTCCTGTTTGTTGCACCCGTGCTGTATGGCATTCACGCCGTCCTGGCGGGGCTGGTGTTCCTGCTGATGGAGTGGTTCAGCGTGCACATCGGGCTCTCTTTCTCCGGCGGGCTTATCGACTATCTCTTCTTTGGCGTTCTGCCGCGAGCGCCTCACTGGTACATGGTATTCCCGGTCGGGCTGGTGATGGGCGCGGTGTACTACGTCCTGTTTACCTTTGCCATCCGTCGCTGGAATTTGCTGACGCCGGGCCGTGAAGTCGAAGAAACCGCTGTGGCGCAGGAAAGCGAACAGAACGACCTGGTGAGCGGCATCATTCTGGCCTATGGCGGATTGGGGAATATGACCAGCATCGAAGCCTGCATGTCACGTCTGCGCATTGACGTGACGGATAAGACGCTGGTGGACAAAGCGCTGCTGAAACAGCTTGGCGCGGCGGGCGTCGTTGAGGTCGGGAACAACATTCAGAGCGTCTTTGGCATGAAATCCGACCGGCTGAAAGAGGCGATCCGCGCGATTAAAGCGCATCCGGTTTCCGGACATTGTGAACCCATACACTAA